AGTAAGTAGGTGCCGGCGCGCTCGCCGGCTCGAATTTATAAGTTGTACTAGCTGgacaaattatttataatatttaggatATAGGCGCGACGTCGGCCCGCGGCCGGCAACGGATGAGTAGCTTTTTGTgttagattaagttatttattttagtgagAAATTCGAGTAGACAATCGATAGGTAAGCAACCGAGCTAGTCAAGATGTGACCGCGGTCGCCGCGCCACGTTGCCATTTCTGCTAGCTGTCCCCCTCCCGCCGGCGCCTCGGCACGGGCGCGCCGGCGCGGGACGTGCCAATGTGGTTGCGTTTTACCGAGCTGGGCGACTTCGCCGCCAGATTTATATGTGGAGAGCCCAACTCCGGTAAAATATAACCCGAAAGTAATTGTCGATACTTTTCGTTTGAATATTGTAGTGTAATACATGACATTTAATCCTTCGTCGACGGACCTCCCGAACGTCCAGGCCGCCGCGCGCGACGTCGCCGGCGGTTGCCAGCAGTTCGTCTGACCCTCAGCCCGCTTCCACCGCAGAGGGCTCGAGTGTTATATATTGTAGGATGGTCGCCGGCCGGAGGCGCCGGGGCGGCGAGGGGGCTCCGGCCGGGCGCCGGGGCCGGGCTAGGTATAGAATGCTCCTTCTTGCTCCGGAAGACGAGGACTTTTCCCGGGCAACAAGCGCACGCTCACTTGTATTTAATTTGAATCTAttgttttttacaataaaaaattttaGACTGATGTCTTGTTTCATTTATTCGCATGCTTTAAGTTTCTACTTTACCTGTAGATTATTTTTgcgttattaaattattttaacataagtttataaattattattaattaaaacactACATAAATTTTTTCACGTttcaaataagtataatattacgtttTAATCACATACTTACAATGTAAGTACATTGTAAGTATGTGattaaaacgtaattttttttaacgtaAGTTTAAAAGTGTTAGATCGTTTCTGATTCactcaagataatattatgaagttcctatttgtttatacttatttaatatttgatattcACTATTTATTTGGTAACTTTTGTTAAATCCAAAATTTGGGAATTAAGAGTCATACAAATATTTCTGCAAACCCTTACTGAATAAATAGCAATTTGATaaagaataaactttttaacaTACAGTACAGGGATTTTTTACTGAAGATTATGACATCACTATGGCCTATGACACCAGTATATGGATGGATACATTAATACCTGTCACACGTCATTCCGCCTCACAATCCAATAAAAATGAAAGTCCAATATAAATACGCAAAcagaatcattaataataacGACGTCAGTTGCCCAACACACAGCAGTGCTCCGTGTCACAACAGGTCgcacacatacataatataatataatgcaatACTTCTAAAAACTACAAATTAACTTTAGAAGACTAGCTATCccagcaaatgttgttttgcctgtttTCCCAGTTTTCCTACTTTTTTCTTgaagtttttctgatttttttataaacctcatggagcccgagacctttgcaacgaatgcaaaaccgtggaaatcggttcgtgcgttctggataTATAGCTTCAGGCAGGAAAACCtgacttatttttaaatattagagaAGAAGAGAAGATAATAGTAAGCTATTCGTACACAATAGTTTACTACCATCCATAAAACTGCTTACAATCGGAATGCTACCCTTTCTGCATTGAAATAGAAGGAGAGAGTTAAGAGATTAGATACCGAGAGATAAAGCTAAACTGAGCTAGATCGCCTCACCTGGATAAATTATCATGCGAATAACTAGTTTATTCGCATGATGAATTGTAAATGACGTATAGAAATATTCCTGCATACGTAACTATTTTAGACTCGAAATCATTGATATCTTTTACCAACATACAAAATGTACGTATTTGACGGAGACAGAGAAAGCTGGATATATTACAATCACTTTCGGGGATCCTTACGCAACGCGTTTATATTCAGCACGGGCCAAATGCAAATATTATGCAAACGCCGCGGATGAATAAACTCGAACCACTCGCTGTACTAAGAAGACTCACGATACAGATTATATCCAGGGGTCCTCTAAACGACTAACTCTATGGGTGGGTTCTCTAAGGTTGAAGTTGTgcttatagttaaggctaaatttagctgtAACTTTACCTTAAACCtcaactttgaccggagaaattgacagatgacagctggtccaacaaggttataaatgaacgtgggcgggggcgctgctgctaaatgagaactgtcaaaaatggcgtttttgtatgatgacagcgttagttcctttttcgtcacgtgcatttaaaaccttgtcgagctctattgttatggttaaatatagcGTCTTAATGGCGtcctttttaactttaaccaaagatttgacattttgcattgtaggtaaagttaaagttacttaAAGTGTTAAGTTGTAGTTAGTTAAAGTGCAACTCaacctatatattattatgcataaGAACTTTGTTGTTTGAAtagtaattatatttacaactcAAGGCAATATGTAAATCAAGAATTGTAGATGATTGatgattgtatatttttgtaaatatagttATAATTGAAGTTACATATATGTACATGGCCCATAGGAGAAGGTAGGGACCATTATCATGCAATGTAATTTGCGCGAGAAGTTCCCAAGTTTTCTTTTGTTTAGAAAAATATGTAGCCTTAGTTGTAAGCCTAACTGATGAATATTTACTTCCAACATGTCATTTACATAGTTAACAACAAATAACAATGTTTTATTTAGCTGAGTGATTCATCAACAGTGCGGCGTTAGAAAGGCTCGTGAACTTTTACAGCGGTTGGGTAACGCCAGCTGAGCATCCGAGGAACTTGCAACACTGATAATCCGCTTAGAGTGAGGCCACATTACTTCTttgtgttgcgacttgcgatgCGTTGCCGCAGCGGCGACTATTCAACGTTTcacatacttacatactttaTGATATGCAACATTTAACGGTGGATTCGAATGCAATATTTCAACGAGGCGACGGAGATAAAATGGGAGGATGAATGTCGCGTTGCTCAGTCAACGTCTTGTGTTATCAATCACTTACCATTTTTCGAACATTTCCGCAATGTGGCACCGAAAGTAATTCCGTTTTATCGACGCCACGCAAATGAACGGAGCAATGTGGCTTTCCAACCGGAATAACAATTCTTAAGACACGAATATGAAGAGTTCTTATCTTGAGAGCTTAGGTTACTCAATATCATCATAAATAGTTTGGCCTACAAGCTATGAGCATGTTACATGTTGGTCAATGTAACAATATCTTAGAGACAGGTGTAAAACATTTACAACTTATTTATATTAACGGTcatctataatttataaaatcaatgaaattaattattattaaatatgtagTTGTTtagtattcaaattttttaataataaaatgttaatacttttattcattaaaaagacttcaacgcgtGCTATActtcaatcaaattaaaaaaatttgatgTCGCCGAAAATTTCTGAGAGATTTCAATAACTTATTCATACTGTTGTATGAATATGGAAGTATAGTTCAACCGAGTATGGTATCTGTGGAGATCTCAGTGCTTATTACGGTCAGCGAGCGTTTCCGCCCGAACCGCGCCCGCTCCGAGCTCTTACATAATGTGTGCGCACTCGAGTCGAGCCTTCACATAATGCTAATATATTGTTTGAGAGGTTTCTAGATTAAATAATGAAGAagttataattttgaaatactaTTACCCGATGGCGTAAAGaaaagttagaaaaaatatcctatgttacccacaacataataaattttactAATCTATTGGCACCTCATTTGTTTAAGCTGGATTAGTAGGTAAGCCGCTACGGGGACACATACAAAGACTACCAAAATTGCCCTTCCTTACAAAGTGAGGTATTACCAATTAGCTTGTTCCTTTAAGTCTTATAAGGAATACGATATTTTCACTCGATAGACATAAGTGCAGAACCTTGTTAAAGTTGTATCTTATCGCTAGACTCGGTGTTGAATGGTGTTGACTCTCAACAGATGTCAGACGGTCTAATGATGTCGCTGTATATGagactagcggcccgccccggcttcgcacgggtggacattgatttttaaatatatttttttcaatctttatttcttactcaatctttatgttaagcagaacataaaaatggtttacactgaacgaaatgaattaatgaagcactataatattatcccatcaatgaagcggcacccggctgtcgcataactattatattataaatctattgtgtctgcgattcccattatcgaggtaataataattaatatttacgtggactctccgggcgagcaacCCGCGCGACGCGCCTTgccgacgcccaattcgcaacgtgcagcagaaatcgtaatattttattttcgccataacattaaaaccaaacgtccaattttaatcattcaaagactaaatattatctacattaactgtacttagtaatgaaataatttattttaataagaattaatgccatgagtaaaataaaggcatttaaatgtagtccaaaaacatttcaagattttttaataaaaaaatggttattgtgccccactcaacatagataggtatagtgtgtcgcggacctttttgtagatatttaaaacatctataattacttagaacattttatggttctatcttttatagtttaagcagcgtacgcgaaaaaagtaacatttctggttgattttttacaccttgcgtccgaaaatcccaaatatcttacggaaccctattttttttccaaaataaaatttagcctatgttcagcagaattaatgtaagattccaatggtaaaataatctttcaaatcggtccagtagtttcggagcctattcaagacaaacaaacaatcaaatcttttctctttataatagtagtgtagatgcgCGCGCGCAGGACCAAATACGTCAAGGATTACCGACCGGTTCTGTGCTCACTAGACTAGGGACTGCTGGCTGGCCCTACCTAAACATTCTAGATCAACTCAGTTGCAGCTTTCAGAAAAGAAGACAGTGTAAGGTAATTTTCGACAGTCAAGAGGTCACCCAAGGCCCTCGTATCTGTTGAAATGTAATTGTAATATGTACACTGTTGAAATAAACGTTGGAGTTCTTAGCTCAATACCTCGTATATTCCACGCACACTCCTTAAAAGATATGAATTATGttgattacaatattatacGACGAAACAAAATATCCAATTCTTGATGATTGTAATATTATGCAGATGGGGCGCTGATGAGCAATAAATATGGAGTTTATTCATGGGGCACGGGGCACGGCTGCTGAAAATTCATGAACTCGGTACCTACTCTGTTGAATGTGCGGCTTAGAAGGTCGCTCGATATTTaggtatgtaaataaaaaaataaagtaacgttGTTTTCAATcaaatgttaaattaatatttactataTGTGCTAACTGCTAAGGTAAGGTAGAGTCTTCTTTTAAACTTCTCAGTATTATGTcactttatgaaaaatcttaGTCGCAACGTGGTTAAATATTAGACTTGGTCAAAATCTTAGTTGTGAGTTacttaaataacattttcataaaaaaattaaaaccaaataATATTTCCATTTCGCAAGTATCAGCGAATGTCGAATGTTGGTAAATCACATGTGACTGTGTACATTACAATCCAAAGTTATTATGTCTATTTGAGATCTCATATTGTGacgccaaataatataatattgtgagaGTAAACAACGCACAGATATCAGATGTTATATTGTTAGCAAATATTTGTCTGCTTGTACACAATTGCGAGTAAATGTAGAGGTTGGGgcctataatttaataaaataaattactcgAGAATATAATTAGTAGTTACACTAATGCAGCTTTCTAGTCTAAAGTCTTGGCTGATAAGACTACATTATCATATTGATACTGGATAAATAGAATTGTAGTTCTAGTACACTGGTAAACGCTTCCTTCTATTCAATTAACAAGAAAGCGAGCTACTACgagtatttaatttaaaagcaTCTATAACTATAATTATGCTCTGAAgtcataaaatgatttatgtctattattttttttttatgaaataagggggcaaacgagcaaacggatcacctgatggaaagcaacttccgtcgcccatggacactcgcagcatcagaagagctgcaggtgcgttgccggcctttgaagagggaatagggtaataggggagggtagggatgggaagggaaaggaataagggagggtaggaaagggaatagggtaggggattgggcctccggtaaactcactcactcggcgaaacacagcgcaagcgctgtttcacgccgttgtGGTAGGTTGTGTTATTTTTTTCCAGCTGCATttgaaaaatatgaaagtagAACCACCTGCTTTTCGGCCCCAAGTTCTGCAAACACACTAGTTAACTGATTAAGAAACTGAAACCATGTCCCACACAAGAGTTACTTTAATCTCTTTTATTCTGAAATCGTTCTGTGATCGTTCCGCTTTTATGGCAACTTACTTAATGTTATGGCAGTTTTTATGAATTTTCTTTATTCGATAACGCCGCATAAAGTACCAACCGTAATAACGTTAAGTTTATTTGGCGCGTGGTACAAAAAGTTAAACGTATGTAAATTGAAATAAAGTTGGGCATATatggcggggcggggcgggtgAAAGCtcggggggaggggggaggggggcggCCCTCTATATGCGGCGGTGGGCTGCGCGCGCGCCACACTCGGACATCCATCAGGTGAGTCCTTACCTATTGCCAGCTCGTTATCTTACGAATATAATATGTGAACgtgagtttgtttatttgtgtCAATCTCATGCTAAAATTTGTGAAAAACTAAAGGAAATTTGGTTAAAACTGCTAGATTTTTACGCAACAAAATGTACGTAATgtgatatataattatattgataGTTCAGTTAAGAACTTTGGGTATTAATTTCATCAACCGTAAACAAAAAGATAAAGACCAAATTAATGTGTCATTGTTTTTCATTATGTTACTCTGATGTGATATTTAAGTTGGGTGCATTATAGTGACATATTCTTTCTGGGATAACGTTTATCGCTTGTTTTGCAATTACCTAATAAGCAAGGAACAGCTCGAGTATATTACAGGATCCGTGGTTCGTGTGATGCTGCACTTTCTCTCTTACGCAAGGAGGAAGTCCGTAATGTGACGATTTAATTACGTCTGTCACTAACGTCTCTATATTCTGCAAGTtaacttgaaaaaaatatgagtcGAGTTAGTTAAAGCTGTTAACAGCTGGAGTCAGAGATATTTAACTATTACTCAAGTAATTTCTTATGAAGATATATTTTGATAGTAGATTTATGGACTTATCTCAATACCTGCATTACTAGTGGAACTCAATGAGATTTTAatgataacttttatttttgaagACACAGAAGCAAGATCATAGTATATttctgttatattttttattgaattaaactTAAAGTTATGTGATTAAATGTCAGTGCTGTCATAAGTAATTCTTTAAGTTACTACTAAAGAAAGGTATTTAAGTACGGCCAATACAAGTAAAcatcttaatttattttgtgtCATGAAAACCAACTCCTTAATTTAAACTTGATTATATCCTAATGTTGTTTACCGTGACTCCGCGAACATTTTCCCCAGTCCTCATCTGTAGGCAATAGGCATATAAAACCCGGTGTCCTTCGCCCATGTCTATTTAAACTAGATCTTTAAACTTGTGAGTTAAAACGATAACTATTCGATTAGGCAAACTGATGATACGATTGATTTCAACATTTTACCAAATAAGTTTCGAGACGTTaatatgtccaaattatttttagatacCAGGTAATTTCTTGAAAAAGTTATAGGTATTTCTTTGAAACAAAGAATTACGTTGACAATGTAAACGGAGAATAGTAAAAGGATCTCAGTCGACTTTCACTGCAGTCTGCTAGTGGTGGCGCAACCCGAAGACGAGACTCAGACACTATCCAGTTGCGTCACCGCTATAGTCTCTACGTGCTCTAACTACTAGCACTGATTGTATATCACTATGTGAGACAAACTTACATTCTAAATAGGAACTACATTGTAAAATCAGCTCGAGAACCTACAAACTTAGAGTTTGCGAGTTGGCTAGTTCGTCAACGCCAAGAGGTGATCTTAACTTACTCAAAAACAGATACTTAGTCAAAGGTAGACCTCTAGGCTCTAACCAACTTTGAGCCCTGACTACTATCCAGGGTCATGAAATCTAAGTTATCTTCTAAAAGAAGGACTCGAGACTAATTTCAAAGTAGTATAATTATTCTGAATCCTTTATAATACTAAAACTTGTGTTAATTTTCAGACACGAATAAACCGCAACGATGAAGTCGATCGTGCTGTGCCTGGCGCTCCTGGCGGTGgtggtggcggcggcggcggctccGCAGCGCGAGGGCGCCGCCTTCAGCCGGGAGGCCATCAAGCAGGCCCAGAGCACCTCCCTCATCCCCAGAGACGCTGTGATACAAAATGTAACTCCACTACAGCATCTTATTCCTTTAGGATCTTTTTCTGTAAAGCGGTGACACAAATGTGTGAAAATCTGTACGAGAAAGATCTTGAGATATTGTAAACTTACTAAATTATTGCGATTATGAAAAAAGCAAAAATTAGAAGTGTTTTAGAGAATGAATTCTCACCGGCATCACAAAGAAAAAGGCCTTGTCAAAATTTTTgcaaattattattgtgaactaaactaatgAAATTGTAGTGTGTGTGATATTTGTAAAACACTTTATATGTTACATTTTGCTCAGTTCAGGTCTCACTTTAATTTGAAAAGGTTGGATTATCGTTGTGAGGGATGCAACAAAGTCGTAAACCGCAATGTGATACAGCGCCGGCTGCGGGAGACCTGACTTTAACTAATGTGCCACAACTTTGTAACTCGTGAGTTATGAGTTAACCGCGCCGTCGCTATCGCTGTCAGCGGTCATATATTATGACTAATTTCCCTTCTATTCGAAAAGTTACTTAGACAACTTCCCCAAACTTTATGTAGGAGTTGTGAGTGTGTGTTACAATATCAAAACGATGACTAAATTAGTGTGAAGAGtgtaataacattattatgtttgCGATTAACCGAGCAATATTCGAAACTTTCTTGATGTTTACGGTCTTATCATTCCTTATTTTCGTTATATTTTACTTCCCcttaacttttttatactttGGTCATCTTACTAACTAATGTGGTTGTCTCCTCCAGGTGCAAGAGGGAGTAGAGCTGGCGGCGTACGAGTCCATCCCCGCCGGCCAGAGGGTCAACCTGCGAGAGATCCTGGGCGACCAGCTGCCGGAGGAGGTCATCAACAACCTGCAGAACCAGATCGACAACGCCGTCCAGCAGTAGACCAAAGTACACCCATCATCGCATCAAAATCGTAACAGCAGTACCACCTAGTACTAAGACTGGGAACCTGTAAGCTCTACAATCTAAACGATCGATTAGGTATTTAGGTCTCATTTAGGTGTAGTGCTAGGCGGTACTCCTGCGTCTTCGTGTGTCATCATCATTATTTATCATTAGCGAGGTACCAGACCGGCGGGAGAGGCGTGTCGCAAGCGCCGTGTTGTGATATCACATCGttttgtttgtacataatatatttttataataaacgaCTTAACGTATTCGTAGTTTTATTACGTAAGGAGGAAACCTCGGAGATATTATTCAATATATAAGCTCAATTAGTCAGTATAAAGTATAGCACGTTATGTAACGTTTGGCACCTGCCCTGCTACatcattattttatgttattttttactcTTTCTTTTCACATAGAAATTTACTGTGTTAGCctgggcgcgcactagcggccaggctgcagcggccaggtcgcaaCGGCCATCGAAATaaataccttagtatgaaaccgccatagaccacgcgcccCTGGCCGGACGGCGGCCAGCGgtcacaccatactttcgatggccgccgcgacctggccgctgcggcctggccgctagtgcgcgcccgggcttacaaCTTAGCTCTATGTTAAATAAACCTTCACAAACCTTTCCAAGGTTTTGATACAGAAGTTTTGATTGATTTATATCAAACATTTCACCAACAAAAATGCCAGTGAAAAGGTACACTTCCATAAAAAACCCTCATAAATTGGgcatgtataatttttttcctcaaCTAGAGACTTATTGTTAAAGCTGTTCTATAGGAAGAAAGGAGACCCAGCTCCTTTCTTCCTAGCTATTATCTTCGCTCGGGGGTCA
This DNA window, taken from Aricia agestis chromosome 11, ilAriAges1.1, whole genome shotgun sequence, encodes the following:
- the LOC121731706 gene encoding uncharacterized protein LOC121731706 → MKSIVLCLALLAVVVAAAAAPQREGAAFSREAIKQAQSTSLIPRDAVIQNVQEGVELAAYESIPAGQRVNLREILGDQLPEEVINNLQNQIDNAVQQ